One Solanum lycopersicum chromosome 2, SLM_r2.1 genomic region harbors:
- the LOC101253654 gene encoding amino acid transporter AVT6A, whose product MTIGSLKQVKEKKSRNNKQAVVDEQSPLLPTKHKEDAGFDEFDGASFSGAVFNLSTTIVGAGIMALPATMKSLGLIPGIAMIIFTAFLTEASIELLIRFSRTSKATSYGGLMGDTFGKYGKMLLQICILVNNIGVLVVYMIIIGDVLSGTNSNGVHHAGVLEGWFGIHWWNSRFFILLVTTLGIFAPLASLKRIDSLRFTSALSVALAVVFLVVIVGITLFKLMSGSIHMPRLFSDVYDITSFLKLFTVVPVLVTAYICHYNVHSIENELEDRTQIRAVVKSSLALCSSVYVLTSLFGFLLFGDATLDDVLANFDTNLGIPLGSLLNDVVRVSYAAHLMLVFPVVFYPLRLNLDGLLFPSARPLTSDNLRFASISSGLIAIIFLGANFIPSIWDAFQFTGATAAVCIGYIFPASVTLRDPYGIATKKDKILCIFMIVIAVFSNVVAIYSDAYSLIKKNSSPSE is encoded by the exons ATGACGATTGGAAgcctaaaacaagtaaaagagaAGAAATCACGAAATAATAAACAAGCAGTGGTTGATGAGCAATCACCATTGTTGCCCACTAAGCATAAGGAAGATGCTGGATTCGATGAGTTTGATGGGGCTTCCTTTAGCGGGGCTGTATTTAATTTATCAACCACGATTGTTGGTGCAGGAATCATGGCCTTGCCTGCGACAATGAAGTCGTTAGGTCTTATTCCTGGGATTGCTATGATCATCTTCACAGCTTTTCTGACAGAAGCTTCAATTGAGTTGTTGATTAGATTTAGCAGGACTTCTAAAGCTACTTCTTATGGAGGTCTAATGGGAGACACCTTTGGGAAGTATGGGAAGATGTTGCTTCAAATATGTATACTTGTAAACAACATAGGTGTTCTTGTTGTATACATGATTATAATAG GTGATGTGCTCTCTGGAACAAATTCAAACGGAGTTCACCATGCTGGTGTCCTGGAAGGCTGGTTTGGAATTCACTGGTGGAATAGTCGGTTCTTTATTCTTCTTGTCACCACTCTTGGTATATTTGCACCATTGGCTTCCTTGAAGCGTATAG ATTCATTGAGATTTACGTCTGCATTATCAGTTGCCTTGGCTGTTGTATTCCTGGTTGTGATTGTGGGAATTACCTTATTCAAGCTAATGAGTGGAAGCATTCATATGCCCAGATTGTTTTCTGATGTGTATGATATAACATCATTCCTTAAGCTCTTTACAGTGGTTCCTGTACTCGTTACTGCATATATATGCCACTATAATG TTCACTCCATAGAAAATGAACTTGAAGACAGAACACAGATCAGAGCAGTGGTGAAAAGCTCTCTTGCTCTTTGCTCGAGTGTGTATGTGTTGACGAGCCTGTTTGGTTTTCTCCTATTTGGTGATGCAACCCTTGATGATGTGCTTGCCAACTTCGATACCAATCTTGGAATTCCATTAGGCTCCTTGCTCAATGATGTTGTTCGTGTCAGCTATGCTGCCCACCTAATGCTTGTCTTTCCCGTTGTCTTTTATCCATTGAGGCTTAATTTGGATGGTCTTCTCTTTCCTTCTGCAAGGCCTCTGACTAGTGACAATTTGAGATTTGCATCGATCAGCAGTGGGCTCATAGCCATCATCTTTCTGGGTGCAAATTTCATCCCAAGCATCTGGGATGCTTTTCAATTCACTGGGGCAACTGCTGCTGTTTGCATTGGGTACATATTTCCTGCTTCTGTTACTCTCAG AGATCCCTATGGCATAGCAACAAAGAAGGACAAGATCTTGTGTATATTTATGATTGTCATTGCTGTGTTTTCAAACGTGGTGGCCATATATAGCGATGCCTATTCCTTGATTAAGAAGAATTCATCACCAAGTGAGTGA
- the LOC101253349 gene encoding biogenesis of lysosome-related organelles complex 1 subunit 2 isoform X3: protein MEQDHLAESLTDLFTNVSTMIRGELQETNNVLELVEKMNTRVAEEYKGFGDVASGLTIFVEQLKCKSGRFDEYVQQIDTIEQQVTEFEAVISMLDKYVSLLESKVQSAYQIPPPIEL, encoded by the exons ATGGAGCAGGACCACTTGGCTGAGTCGCTCACTGACCTATTCACAAATGTTTCCACGATGATAAGAGGCGAGCTCCAG GAAACTAACAATGTACTTGAACTTGTGGAGAAAATGAATACAAGAGTTGCTGAAGAATATAAAGGCTTTGGAGATGTGGCTTCAGGATTGACCATCTTTGTGGAGCAATTGAAGTGTAAGAGTGGCAGATTTGACGAGTATGTTCAACAGATTGACACAATTGAACAGCAAGTTACAGAATTTGAAGCTGTAATTTCGATGCTTGACAAGTATGTTTCACTGCTGGAATCCAAAGTGCAATCTGCTTACCAAATTCCTCCACC GATAGAGCTCTAA
- the LOC101253349 gene encoding biogenesis of lysosome-related organelles complex 1 subunit 2 isoform X2, with protein MEQDHLAESLTDLFTNVSTMIRGELQETNNVLELVEKMNTRVAEEYKGFGDVASGLTIFVEQLKCKSGRFDEYVQQIDTIEQQVTEFEAVISMLDKYVSLLESKVQSAYQIPPPFLR; from the exons ATGGAGCAGGACCACTTGGCTGAGTCGCTCACTGACCTATTCACAAATGTTTCCACGATGATAAGAGGCGAGCTCCAG GAAACTAACAATGTACTTGAACTTGTGGAGAAAATGAATACAAGAGTTGCTGAAGAATATAAAGGCTTTGGAGATGTGGCTTCAGGATTGACCATCTTTGTGGAGCAATTGAAGTGTAAGAGTGGCAGATTTGACGAGTATGTTCAACAGATTGACACAATTGAACAGCAAGTTACAGAATTTGAAGCTGTAATTTCGATGCTTGACAAGTATGTTTCACTGCTGGAATCCAAAGTGCAATCTGCTTACCAAATTCCTCCACC TTTTCTCAGATAA
- the LOC101253349 gene encoding biogenesis of lysosome-related organelles complex 1 subunit 2 isoform X1 — MEQDHLAESLTDLFTNVSTMIRGELQETNNVLELVEKMNTRVAEEYKGFGDVASGLTIFVEQLKCKSGRFDEYVQQIDTIEQQVTEFEAVISMLDKYVSLLESKVQSAYQIPPPCFMYSG; from the exons ATGGAGCAGGACCACTTGGCTGAGTCGCTCACTGACCTATTCACAAATGTTTCCACGATGATAAGAGGCGAGCTCCAG GAAACTAACAATGTACTTGAACTTGTGGAGAAAATGAATACAAGAGTTGCTGAAGAATATAAAGGCTTTGGAGATGTGGCTTCAGGATTGACCATCTTTGTGGAGCAATTGAAGTGTAAGAGTGGCAGATTTGACGAGTATGTTCAACAGATTGACACAATTGAACAGCAAGTTACAGAATTTGAAGCTGTAATTTCGATGCTTGACAAGTATGTTTCACTGCTGGAATCCAAAGTGCAATCTGCTTACCAAATTCCTCCACC ATGTTTTATGTACTCAGGATAG
- the LOC101253051 gene encoding uncharacterized protein — translation MGAVTSSMAAKFAFFPPNPPSYGVVVEESTGKLKMTEVVQGEDVDILKLETKKGTEIIAMYVRNPAAKLTVLYSHGNAADLGQMYDLFTELSLHLQVNLMGYDYSGYGQSTGKPSEQNTYADIEAAYKCLEETYGVKEEDIILYGQSVGSGPTVDMGSRLSRLRGLVLHSPILSGVRVLHPVKRTYWFDIFKNIDKIPLVECPVLVIHGTADDVVDCSHGKQLFDLCKQKYDPLWVEGGNHCDLELYPEYIKHLKKFISAIEKSTVSTNGNAQSMDQIEKP, via the exons ATGGGAGCTGTAACGTCGTCTATGGCGGCAAAGTTTGCTTTTTTTCCGCCTAATCCACCGTCGTATGGGGTGGTggtggaagaatcgaccggaaAACTTAAGATGACAGAGGTGGTTCAAGGGGAAGACGTTGACATTTTGAAGCTAGAGACGAAGAAGGGGACGGAGATTATTGCTATGTACGTGAGAAATCCGGCCGCGAAGTTGACCGTGCTTTACTCACATGGAAACGCTGCTGATTTAGGGCAGATGTACGATTTGTTTACAGAACTCAGTCTCCATCTCCAGGTCAATTTGATGGG GTATGACTATTCAGGGTATGGCCAGTCCACTGGCAAG CCAAGTGAGCAGAACACTTATGCCGACATAGAAGCTGCATATAAGTGTCTTGAAGAGACATACGGGGTGAAAGAGGAGGATATAATATTGTATGGACAGTCTGTTGGTAGTGGACCAACAGTAGATATGGGATCCCGCTTATCAAGATTGAGGGGACTGGTTCTGCACAGCCCGATACTCTCTGGAGTTCGTGTCCTGCATCCAGTTAAGAGGACATACTGGTTTGACATATTTAAG AACATTGACAAGATACCATTGGTTGAATGTCCGGTCCTCGTTATTCAT GGCACCGCAGATGATGTTGTGGATTGTTCCCATGGTAAGCAGCTGTTTGATCTATGTAAGCAAAAATATGACCCGTTGTGGGTTGAAGGAGGTAACCATTGTGATTTAGAGCTCTATCCTGAGTACATAAAACATCTGAAGAAGTTCATATCAGCTATTGAGAAATCAACAGTTTCTACCAATGGAAATGCGCAAAGTATGGACCAAATAGAAAAACCTTGA
- the LOC101256454 gene encoding GDSL esterase/lipase 7-like, with product MEKFKFLAMIIVLLMYFESVKSEIPLAPALYVFGDSIFDSGNNNVLPTLAKADFKPYGSNFDGGRATGRFTNGKTVADFIAEFLGLPFSPPYLSLRGSLKLTGLNYASGSCGILPYTGNFIGKCLHFSEQVDLFQRTVERELPRKFDDPEEFSSYLSRSIFVVSTGNNDYVNNYLQPNIYGTSKRYTPDSFAKLLIDTLSQQLQRLYRLGARKIIMFEIGPIGCIPSFTKKLRPNGRCNEDYNALAVIFNNQLSDMLKNLTSTLQGSAFILGHGHWLGYDAIINPSVYGLMDPTSPCCITWGNGTSACIPELVPCRDADKHYFWDGYHLTETIYRVIATKCFNETSLCIPKNIKELVEN from the exons atggagaaattcaaatttttagcAATGATTATAGTCCTGTTGATGTATTTTGAATCAGTAAAATCAGAAATTCCTCTCGCACCAGCATTGTATGTATTTGGGGATTCAATATTTGACAGTGGAAATAATAATGTTTTGCCAACTTTAGCTAAGGCTGATTTTAAACCATATGGTTCGAATTTTGACGGAGGCAGAGCTACTGGAAGATTTACCAATGGAAAAACTGTTGCTGATTTTATTGCTGAATTTCTCGGATTGCCATTTTCTCCGCCTTATTTGAGTTTACGAGGATCGTTAAAACTCACTGGGTTAAATTATGCATCTGGATCCTGCGGGATTTTACCTTATACAGGAAATTTCAtc gGAAAGTGCCTGCATTTTTCGGAGCAAGTTGATTTATTCCAAAGAACGGTAGAGCGAGAATTGCCCAGAAAGTTTGATGATCCTGAAGAGTTTTCGAGTTATTTGTCTCGATCGATTTTTGTGGTGTCTACAGGCAACAATGACTATGTAAATAACTATTTACAGCCAAATATTTATGGGACGAGCAAACGCTATACGCCTGATTCATTTGCTAAACTTCTCATTGATACACTCTCTCAACAACTTCAG AGATTATATCGACTGGGAGCAAGAAAGATAATAATGTTTGAGATAGGACCAATTGGTTGTATTCCATCATTTACAAAGAAGCTTCGACCTAATGGACGTTGCAACGAAGATTATAACGCTCTCGCAGTAATTTTCAACAATCAGCTGAGTGACATGCTAAAAAATCTCACTTCGACTCTTCAAGGCTCTGCTTTTATTCTTGGCCATGGTCACTGGCTCGGCTACGATGCCATCATCAATCCTTCTGTTTATG GTTTAATGGATCCAACAAGTCCATGTTGCATCACTTGGGGAAATGGGACATCAGCATGCATACCAGAACTTGTGCCGTGTCGAGACGCTGATAAACACTACTTCTGGGATGGTTATCATCTTACTGAAACAATATACAGAGTTATAGCTACTAAATGTTTCAATGAAACATCTCTTTGTATTCCCAAAAATATTAAGGAACTTGTGGAAAATTGA
- the LOC101252743 gene encoding E3 ubiquitin-protein ligase At3g02290-like, with protein MGAVCCCLRDECEDFANPNSSIYRNCICFPTLIQNFLHVYASLFHRGERHVIPSSDQGAASLSSTATLDDSLSDMYRSPPRPLPYDADPRYFRLQQDGQVSRREKGSSHSQEETEPLQRSFNDPESLSDVNKWSLPTFEEGSKEFNKSSVEFSTAKMTSGDAHSYYYSEDEDVCPTCLEEYTEENPKIITKCSHHFHLSCIYEWMERSDSCPVCGKVMAFDETT; from the exons ATGGGTGCAGTTTGTTGCTGCTTGCGAGACGAATGTGAAGATTTTGCCAACCCAAACAGCTCAATTTATAGGAACTGTATATGCTTTCCAACTCTTATTCAGAACTTCTTGCATGTG TATGCATCACTTTTCCATAGAGGAGAAAGACATGTCATTCCTTCATCGGATCAAGGTGCAGCATCTTTGAGTTCTACAGCCACTCTTGATGACTCACTATCTGACATGTACCGTTCTCCTCCGAGACCACTGCCATATGATGCTGATCCAAGATATTTCCGCTTGCAACAAGATGGACAAGTCTCAAGAAGGGAGAAAGGCTCGAGCCACTCACAAGAGGAAACTGAACCACTACAAAGAAGTTTTAATGACCCTGAATCGTTAAGTGATGTAAATAAATGGAGTCTGCCTACGTTTGAAGAAGGATCAAAAGAATTCAATAAGTCTTCTGTGGAATTCTCAACTGCTAAAATGACTTCTGGAGATGCTCATAGCTATTATTATTCAGAAGATGAAGATGTCTGCCCAACATGTCTTGAAG AATATACGGAGGAAAAcccaaaaataataacaaaatgcTCTCACCATTTCCACCTGAGTTGTATATATGAGTGGATGGAAAGAAGTGACAGCTGTCCAGTTTGTGGCAAG